A stretch of Natator depressus isolate rNatDep1 chromosome 2, rNatDep2.hap1, whole genome shotgun sequence DNA encodes these proteins:
- the DCLK3 gene encoding serine/threonine-protein kinase DCLK3 isoform X2, translating into MPAAAPPPLHPPAGPAGSCCPYAHHPGHRGLFDHTLNSISSRITQRRLQGTCPPIGHGNFGKPFFGANSYSSPFLNPRNGFHTIHSENSPVKPRIVTVVKPSGHTLRKITLLLNRRSVQTFEQLMADISEALGFPRWKNDRVRKLYNLKGREIRSVSDFFRDGDAFIAMGREQLTLKNLEVVMQELYPSSPYALGIIQQNLEQSQKLKSRLCDKAVDSGFETEIAKNGNDAISSQLVGRHEGKIQPKTRQEEKVRAKKKWGRESWGREQDVKPSRQAREGERYFNQEKSLENETEKSSDEIMRCEKCQRERQLRQKLQRERQADVSFESRDLNVGMCQRYNLERNVKMRNCRKSSENSLEGEEVEWKDTGCRRSWKPLQRNVNEELENQKRSFEKERDPERHENHDKELVKIKKNTMEALQVAPEAKKENRSSSRSNQSCWLMKDCQGDAGKPIKAKGEGKEVRKAKEEGAGGEENVVHGENELTRMKKMGEHKANKDEKKPQEFESTRLRRNVHTRADVESYYEIGRTIGDGNFAIVKQCRCCNTNENYAMKIVDKSKLKGKEDMMENEILIIKSLSHPNIVSLIEVYETEAEIYLILEYVPGGDLFDAIIESIKFTEHDAALMITDLCEALVYIHGMNIVHRDLKPENLLAMDWK; encoded by the exons ATGCCCGCCGCGGCGCCTCCCCCGCTGCACCCCCCAGCGGGGCCCGCGGGCTCCTGCTGCCCCTACGCCCACCACCCGG GACACCGAGGCTTGTTTGACCACACTTTAAACAGCATAAGCTCAAGGATAACACAAAGGAGACTACAAGGGACTTGTCCACCCATCGGTCATGGAAATTTTGGAAAACCTTTCTTCGGTGCAAACAGTTATAGTTCCCCATTTTTAAACCCCCGGAATGGTTTTCACACTATCCATTCAGAGAATAGCCCTGTAAAGCCGAGGATTGTTACAGTGGTGAAACCAAGTGGACACACACTCAGGAAGATCACATTGCTTCTGAACAGGCGATCTGTCCAGACCTTTGAACAGCTGATGGCTGATATTTCAGAAGCTCTGGGATTTCCACGTTGGAAAAACGATCGTGTGAGAAAACTTTACAACCTGAAAGGCAGAGAAATAAGAAGTGTTTCTGATTTCTTCAGAGATGGTGATGCATTCATTGCTATGGGAAGGGAACAGCTGACTTTGAAGAACCTTGAAGTGGTAATGCAAGAACTTTATCCCAGTAGCCCATATGCTCTTGGTATAATTCAACAAAACTTGGAACAGTCCCAAAAACTTAAGAGCAGGCTGTGTGACAAAGCTGTGGATAGTGGCTTTGAGACAGAGATTGCCAAGAATGGCAATGATGCCATATCTTCCCAACTAGTAGGCAGGCATGAAGGAAAAATTCAACCTAAGACCAGGCAAGAAGAAAAGGTGAGGGCCAAAAAAAAATGGGGCAGAGAGAGTTGGGGCAGAGAGCAAGATGTGAAGCCATCTAGACAagccagagaaggagaaaggtacTTTAATCAAGAGAAGAGTCTTGAGAATGAAACAGAAAAGAGTTCAGATGAGATAATGAGATGTGAGAAGTGTCAAAGAGAGAGACAGCTCAGGCAAAAACTACAAAGGGAAAGGCAGGCTGATGTCTCATTTGAGAGCAGAGACCTGAATGTGGGAATGTGTCAGAGATATAATTTAGAAAGGAATGTAAAAATGAGGAATTGTAGGAAGTCTTCAGAAAACTCCTTAGAAGGTGAGGAAGTCGAATGGAAGGATACTGGCTGTAGAAGGAGCTGGAAACCCTTACAAAGGAATGTTAATGAAGAGCTAGAAAACCAAAAAAGGAGTTTTGAGAAGGAAAGGGATCCAGAAAGGCATGAGAATCATGACAAAGAGTTagtaaagataaagaaaaatacTATGGAAGCTCTGCAGGTGGCTCCTGAAGCAAAGAAAGAGAATAGAAGCAGTTCCAGAAGTAATCAAAGTTGTTGGTTAATGAAGGACTGTCAAGGAGATGCAGGGAAGCCTATAAAAGCAAAGGGAGAGGGCAAAGAGGTGCGGAAGGCAAAAGAGGAAGGTGCTGGAGGGGAAGAGAATGTAGTGCATGGAGAGAATGAATTGACAAGGATGAAAAAGATGGGAGAACATAAAGCTAACAAAGATGAAAAAAAGCCACAAGAATTTGAAAGCACGAGGCTGAGGCGAAATGTCCATACTAGAGCTGATGTGGAGAGCTATTATGAGATAGGCAGAACCATTGGGGATGGGAACTTTGCTATTGTGAAACAGTGCCGGTGCTGCAACACCAATGAAAACTATGCCATGAAAATTGTTGATAAGTCCAAGctgaaggggaaggaggacaTGATGGAAAATGAGATTTTGATCATTAAGAGCCTTTCTCATCCCAACATAGTGAGCTTGATTGAGGTGTATGAAACTGAGGCTGAGATCTACCTAATCCTGGAGTATGTTCCAGGAGGGGACCTATTTGATGCAATCATAGAGAGCATAAAGTTCACTGAGCACGATGCTGCTCTCATGATAACTGATCTGTGTGAGGCTCTAGTTTATATTCATGGCATGAACATTGTCCACAGAGATCTGAAACCAGAAAATCTTCTG